From the genome of Rosettibacter firmus, one region includes:
- a CDS encoding TolB family protein: protein MKNKFLYTLLLCLIAYLSFNFTTNKILQQAIYSPDDTLRYEGEVHLRNIRQLTFGGNNAEAYWSFDNKKLIFQSEWKEINPHGCDQIFIMNADGSPIEKQNKYKLVSTGKGITTCSYFLPDGKIIYSSTHASDENCPERKMFSNGRYVWPIYKTYDIYIADSNGSNPRVLIGGDGYDAEATVSPDGKFIVFTSTRSGDLDLWRYEIATGKLLQLTNTLGYDGGAFFSRDSKFIVWRASRPKGKDAELYKKLLSEGYVEPKELNIFISDINGKNVRQVTNLPGANWAPFFHPDGKKILFSSNHHSLKEGGRRFDIFMINIDGTNLEQITNSGNFDAFPMFSYDGKKLVFCSNRNKEKKLTRETNIFVADWIENPDKVDINFKTHK from the coding sequence ATGAAGAATAAATTTTTATATACACTATTACTTTGTCTTATTGCATATTTATCATTCAATTTTACAACAAACAAAATATTACAACAGGCAATTTATTCTCCTGATGATACTTTAAGATATGAAGGAGAAGTTCATTTAAGAAATATTCGTCAACTTACTTTTGGTGGAAACAATGCAGAAGCTTACTGGAGTTTCGATAACAAAAAATTAATTTTTCAAAGCGAGTGGAAAGAAATTAATCCACATGGTTGTGACCAGATTTTTATTATGAATGCAGATGGAAGTCCCATTGAAAAACAAAATAAGTATAAATTAGTTTCAACCGGGAAAGGAATAACTACATGTAGTTATTTTTTACCTGATGGAAAAATTATTTATTCATCAACTCATGCTTCTGATGAAAATTGTCCCGAAAGAAAAATGTTTTCAAACGGTAGATATGTATGGCCAATATATAAAACATATGACATATATATTGCTGATTCTAATGGTTCCAATCCCAGAGTATTAATTGGTGGCGATGGATATGATGCCGAAGCAACTGTTTCACCAGATGGAAAATTTATTGTTTTCACATCAACTCGCTCTGGCGATTTAGATTTATGGAGATATGAAATTGCAACAGGTAAATTGCTTCAATTAACAAACACATTAGGATATGACGGTGGTGCATTTTTTTCAAGAGATTCAAAATTTATTGTATGGAGAGCAAGTCGACCAAAAGGTAAAGATGCAGAATTATATAAAAAACTTTTATCGGAAGGATATGTTGAACCAAAAGAATTGAATATTTTCATTTCTGATATTAATGGAAAAAATGTTCGTCAGGTAACAAATTTACCTGGTGCAAATTGGGCTCCGTTCTTTCATCCTGATGGTAAAAAAATTTTATTTAGTTCAAATCATCACTCATTAAAAGAAGGTGGAAGAAGATTTGATATTTTTATGATTAATATAGATGGAACAAATTTAGAACAAATAACTAACTCTGGTAACTTCGATGCTTTCCCGATGTTTTCTTATGATGGTAAAAAACTTGTCTTTTGTTCAAATAGAAATAAAGAGAAAAAATTAACTCGAGAAACAAATATTTTTGTTGCTGATTGGATTGAAAATCCAGATAAAGTTGATATAAATTTTAAAACACATAAATAA
- the lgt gene encoding prolipoprotein diacylglyceryl transferase, whose translation MIYWDVNPEIFKLGPFTIRWYGVLFAMGFLVGYQIMSYIFKKENKNLVHLNDLLWYMILGTVIGARLGHCLFYNPDYYLNHPLEIIMVWKGGLASHGGAIGILLALYYFVKKYNLYSYLWLLDRIAIPAALGGSFIRLGNLFNSEIIGKPTNSSWGFIFAAVDNVPRYPAQLFESIAYLLVFIILFMYYLRSNAKFKNGFLLGLFFVLVFSFRFFVEFIKEDQTYFEQYLPLNMGQLLSIPFIIAGVYLLIRKERKTIVIK comes from the coding sequence TTGATTTACTGGGATGTAAATCCTGAAATTTTTAAATTAGGACCTTTTACTATTAGATGGTATGGAGTTTTATTCGCAATGGGATTTCTGGTTGGCTATCAAATAATGTCTTATATATTTAAAAAAGAAAATAAAAATTTGGTTCACCTTAATGATTTATTATGGTATATGATTCTTGGAACTGTAATAGGAGCAAGATTGGGACATTGCTTGTTTTACAATCCAGATTATTATTTAAATCATCCACTTGAAATTATAATGGTATGGAAAGGTGGACTCGCAAGTCATGGTGGTGCTATTGGAATTTTACTTGCTCTCTACTACTTCGTTAAAAAGTATAATCTTTATTCATATTTGTGGCTGCTTGATAGAATTGCTATTCCAGCTGCACTTGGTGGTTCATTTATTCGTCTTGGCAATCTATTTAATTCCGAAATTATTGGTAAACCTACAAACTCATCATGGGGATTCATTTTTGCAGCAGTTGATAATGTTCCACGTTATCCTGCTCAACTCTTTGAATCAATTGCATATCTTTTAGTCTTTATTATTCTTTTCATGTATTACTTACGTTCAAATGCAAAATTCAAAAATGGATTTTTACTTGGATTATTTTTTGTCCTCGTATTTTCTTTCAGATTTTTTGTTGAATTTATAAAAGAAGATCAAACTTACTTCGAACAATATCTCCCATTGAATATGGGTCAACTTCTAAGCATTCCTTTCATTATTGCTGGTGTCTACCTTCTAATTCGCAAAGAAAGAAAAACAATTGTAATCAAATAA